A genomic segment from Nicotiana tabacum cultivar K326 chromosome 7, ASM71507v2, whole genome shotgun sequence encodes:
- the LOC142162338 gene encoding uncharacterized protein LOC142162338 — protein sequence MDNYSQQPWKPSVAPLPIPKKFKMPDIPKYDGTTDPRDHITTFTIGVKGNDLTKQDIESVLVKKFGSSVNIILLRVVNEMQANDKLVPKTWTLSGFDNYDIGTKGEIILATFAEGVVKDTKFQVIDMDMAYNVILGRLRIHEMYVVPSTLHQVIKFPSQWGIRQIHGDQQASQNINSVADSGVKNDIANEK from the exons ATGGACAATTATtctcaacaaccttggaagccaagtgtcgCTCCTTTGCCTATTCCAAAAAAGTTTAAGATGCCCGATATTCCAAAGTACGATGGGACAACTGATCCACGAGATCACATAACTACATTTACAATTGGTGTAAAGGGCAACGATTTGACCAAGCAAGatattgaatcagtattggtcaaaaaatttg gtagttCTGTAAATATCATTCTTCTAAGAGTGGTAAATGAGATGCAAGCCAATGATAAATTGGTACCCAAAACATGGACCTTGTCTGGTTTTGACAACTACGACATTGGCACAAAAGGGGAGATAATACTCGCCACATTCGCAGAAGGAGTAGTCAAAGATAccaaatttcaagtgatagatatGGACATGGCATATAATGTAATTCTTGGCAGACTGCGGATTCACGAGATGTATGTTGTTCCATCTACCCTACATCAGGTTATCAAGTTCCCTTCGCAATGGGGAATAAGACAAATCCATGGTGATCAACAGGCTTCCCAAAACATTAACTCAGTGGCAGATTCAGGCGTGAAAAATGACATTGCAAATGAAAAATAG